A single genomic interval of Halorubrum aethiopicum harbors:
- a CDS encoding DUF7837 family putative zinc-binding protein: MNADESFLGRCPECGEDISEAWVLVEYEKDDGTEGVWTECPACENVVAPEQTAE; this comes from the coding sequence ATGAATGCTGATGAATCGTTCCTCGGTCGCTGTCCGGAATGTGGTGAGGACATCTCGGAAGCGTGGGTTCTTGTTGAGTACGAGAAGGACGACGGCACCGAGGGCGTGTGGACCGAGTGTCCAGCGTGTGAGAACGTTGTAGCCCCGGAGCAGACAGCAGAGTAA
- a CDS encoding DUF6036 family nucleotidyltransferase, producing MTPRPQFDAAYIEAELQDLGTTLRTEVTAFLIGGGAMAFRGLKDTTKDIDLVVTTETEFDRLLAALDASGYEEVSELGETYRQLGARLCVENQDGCRIDVFNRQVANKLIFSDGMQQRSEEYLTATQLSVQLTALEDIFLFKSVAKRPDDIDDMNTLVQTSLDFEAIESEIAAQVELLNGKQFTTHIRESLDDLYDQYEVQTPLEDGVDEYYAQYMDELEVRLVLSEDEPMSVEAIAEERGLDRSHVEEQLRRLEAYGYVEEGDSGFVDTGKRDEFND from the coding sequence ATGACGCCCCGGCCACAGTTCGACGCTGCGTATATCGAAGCAGAGCTGCAAGACCTCGGTACAACGCTACGTACCGAGGTCACGGCCTTTCTCATCGGCGGCGGGGCAATGGCGTTTCGAGGGCTGAAGGATACGACCAAGGATATTGACTTGGTGGTCACAACCGAGACGGAATTCGACCGGCTGCTTGCTGCGTTAGATGCCTCTGGATACGAGGAAGTGTCCGAACTCGGCGAGACGTACCGGCAATTGGGTGCCAGACTTTGCGTTGAAAACCAGGATGGGTGCCGAATAGACGTATTCAACCGCCAGGTTGCCAACAAACTCATCTTCAGCGACGGGATGCAGCAGCGAAGCGAGGAATACCTCACAGCTACCCAACTGTCCGTCCAGTTAACCGCGCTGGAAGATATTTTCCTGTTCAAATCAGTCGCTAAGCGTCCTGACGACATTGATGATATGAATACGCTGGTACAGACAAGCCTGGACTTCGAGGCGATCGAGAGCGAAATCGCAGCCCAAGTTGAGTTACTGAACGGAAAGCAGTTCACGACGCATATCCGCGAGTCGCTTGACGACTTATACGATCAATACGAGGTACAAACACCGCTCGAAGACGGTGTCGATGAGTACTACGCGCAGTATATGGACGAGTTGGAAGTCAGGCTCGTCTTGAGCGAGGACGAGCCGATGTCGGTCGAAGCGATTGCAGAGGAACGCGGGCTCGACCGGAGTCACGTTGAGGAGCAACTGCGGCGACTCGAAGCGTACGGGTACGTAGAGGAGGGGGACTCAGGGTTCGTCGATACAGGCAAACGAGATGAATTCAATGACTGA
- a CDS encoding MarR family transcriptional regulator — protein MLSESELTVLSYLSTAVDETLTQRELADELDWDPGHTSRVVSGLAENGLLIREQRDGRYEISLSNAEPTERFGDLVREFPHVDFPDLLAGSTIQLLYCLTGERTAAELTEWTGVSRATVYRRLKQLRNVGIITKHDTRFALTSQFEGVAAFARSLVQHMHRQEARNYAVGVRLIWTDVGEYLFSCRTDVTGPRFHQTGPDALDQYGISLLTREQQYYFRSEERPELTPGDLVCHLLLIDDGARYRSYCLLLIAVCEIDRDGLIQTAERYDREAEIDLSTIVQDLCTYLESNGGVSGEQLPEWDTFKSTAAEYDISV, from the coding sequence GTGCTCTCTGAATCGGAACTCACCGTTCTCTCGTATCTCAGCACGGCGGTAGACGAAACCCTGACCCAGCGAGAGTTAGCGGACGAACTGGATTGGGATCCGGGTCATACTTCTCGTGTCGTGTCGGGACTGGCAGAGAATGGGCTGCTCATTAGAGAGCAGCGGGACGGGCGGTACGAAATATCACTCTCGAACGCGGAACCGACCGAACGATTCGGTGATCTCGTACGCGAATTCCCGCACGTTGATTTCCCTGATCTACTCGCTGGATCGACGATCCAGCTGCTCTATTGTTTGACTGGTGAGCGAACCGCAGCGGAACTCACCGAATGGACCGGCGTGAGTCGAGCGACAGTCTATCGTCGACTCAAACAGTTACGAAACGTCGGAATTATCACGAAACACGACACTCGATTCGCCCTCACAAGTCAATTCGAAGGAGTGGCCGCGTTTGCACGGTCGCTTGTTCAGCATATGCACCGACAGGAAGCACGCAACTACGCTGTTGGCGTCCGGCTTATCTGGACAGATGTCGGCGAGTATCTGTTCAGTTGCCGAACGGACGTGACTGGCCCACGCTTTCATCAGACTGGACCGGACGCGCTTGATCAGTATGGAATTTCGCTGTTAACACGTGAGCAGCAGTACTATTTCCGCTCCGAGGAGCGACCCGAACTCACACCTGGCGATCTCGTGTGCCATCTGCTGTTGATCGACGATGGTGCCCGGTACCGCTCGTACTGCCTGTTACTGATCGCGGTCTGTGAGATTGACAGAGACGGGCTGATCCAGACGGCGGAACGGTACGATCGGGAAGCCGAGATTGACCTCAGTACGATCGTTCAAGACCTCTGTACGTACCTCGAATCCAACGGTGGCGTATCTGGGGAGCAGCTTCCTGAATGGGACACGTTCAAATCGACAGCCGCTGAGTACGATATATCCGTATGA
- a CDS encoding HNH endonuclease, with translation MAEADTRPRADESSSPTTDGKDAGTTSPRECHETVDPATRDEVLTEYQHRCQACGRRGPEQGGLATLHVHHIERDPDGIDEHDLENLTLLCRSCHSWFHQQSTPDELPVDITEEDESVLLPQDIEILRYLADEGPARTGEISNGLTAELSVTTVRERLALLMGLDNMVDSRDQQIVDQDADTGEWGLTEQVEQSARGHIPSDPQALIQRVEDEQVRQALERGCDRQEIMDVLDVSRRTTFHKEKRAMAYDFPLDAFRRSGDGGQHPAGPAAGESESDPSGAGADGQQQLDAVGDETADDCQTGPVVSGESAQQSPVEDSEVTVDEGDPELREQLETAITALQRIT, from the coding sequence ATGGCAGAAGCTGATACACGACCCCGAGCGGATGAATCAAGCAGTCCAACTACAGACGGCAAGGACGCCGGGACGACGAGCCCTCGTGAGTGTCACGAGACGGTTGACCCGGCGACGCGCGACGAGGTCCTGACGGAGTACCAGCATCGGTGCCAGGCGTGCGGGCGACGCGGGCCTGAACAAGGCGGGCTGGCGACGCTGCACGTCCATCACATCGAGCGGGACCCCGACGGGATAGACGAGCACGACCTGGAGAATTTAACGTTGCTGTGTCGGTCGTGCCATAGTTGGTTCCACCAGCAGAGTACGCCGGATGAGTTGCCAGTGGATATCACTGAGGAAGATGAGAGTGTGCTGCTCCCGCAGGACATCGAGATCCTGCGGTACTTGGCCGATGAGGGGCCGGCGCGGACCGGTGAGATCTCGAACGGGTTGACGGCTGAGTTGTCCGTCACCACGGTTCGGGAGCGGCTGGCGTTGCTGATGGGGCTTGACAATATGGTCGACTCTCGGGACCAGCAGATCGTCGATCAGGACGCTGACACCGGTGAATGGGGCTTGACCGAGCAGGTTGAGCAGTCAGCGCGTGGGCATATCCCGTCTGATCCACAAGCGTTGATTCAGCGTGTTGAAGACGAGCAAGTCAGGCAGGCATTAGAACGCGGGTGTGACCGGCAGGAGATTATGGACGTGCTCGATGTCTCTCGTCGGACCACGTTCCACAAGGAAAAACGCGCGATGGCGTACGATTTCCCCCTCGATGCGTTCCGACGCAGCGGGGACGGTGGGCAGCACCCGGCGGGTCCTGCGGCGGGCGAGAGTGAGTCTGATCCGAGTGGTGCTGGTGCCGATGGCCAACAGCAACTGGATGCTGTTGGTGACGAGACTGCGGATGATTGTCAGACTGGCCCCGTAGTTTCCGGGGAGTCTGCACAGCAGAGCCCTGTTGAGGACAGTGAGGTGACGGTGGATGAGGGTGATCCGGAGCTGCGAGAGCAGTTGGAGACGGCGATTACGGCGTTGCAGCGGATTACGTAG
- a CDS encoding MarR family transcriptional regulator, which yields MVRDKRNQKRHNVNMPLRIDENTEKVIDEFVSKGNLTTGALVDFTGLSRPTVTKRLDRLHAAEFIEYVHEPTALWQLTEDPRSR from the coding sequence ATGGTGAGAGATAAGAGGAACCAGAAAAGACATAACGTAAATATGCCCCTGAGAATAGACGAGAATACTGAGAAAGTGATTGATGAATTTGTATCTAAAGGCAATCTCACAACGGGTGCACTTGTGGATTTTACAGGTCTATCTCGACCGACTGTAACAAAGAGGCTAGATAGGCTTCATGCTGCGGAGTTTATCGAATATGTCCATGAGCCAACAGCACTCTGGCAACTCACTGAAGATCCTAGATCGCGTTGA
- a CDS encoding tRNA-guanine transglycosylase, with amino-acid sequence MASFETDTTDDAGNARRGTIHTPHGDVQTPAFFPVVNFIGGPNEKSGGIWSRLRNHLFGEPEFQGAMFQAMSFLDFNITPESLENWRSKPIHDHFTDHEPVKPYHSQPESFTKPLFVDSGGFKLLNSDTFGDPPTEGGDDNDWAIYTNPESILDLQLDYGADIIATLDYPIPPNLNDEETTQRMEDSIDSAIRCLELLEDQPDPPAVYVAIHGHDYETINWYVGTFLDRATHIDKSFEGFAIGSLVPLRTNVEMLVDIVQGAKDAIPADRENDLGLHLFGISGKFTALLTLLGADSFDSSSYVQAAQFKKFINREIGASDEELVRNPNASTHDLGDFGVDVNRTADARWAADWSKFTADQIPDDWGCQCPACEQLRRIGFEQLQGTMYDSESYDRDGEYMKSDFYALMSYHNFCVYQDEMNHVRELINDGGGELLEYVAKMARNDVGNIKRALKRATVRDRELAQQLRERGYNRLTTDQSDADQERLDLDIPVDNQEISLEHTPEDFNILQRKDYRIGDERVLLIIPCSQTKPYSNSRTHRVVADATAEWNDQIHKVTVSGMYGPVPEQYENFSQIKSYEYVLTNAEKQRQQLVVNRLTSYLEEYGSQFDAIVGYATSKTYRTVIEQALSEYGDGVVLPKNPKMRALTEHFRATHLEELSEHLNDVLSSTPPQ; translated from the coding sequence ATGGCATCGTTTGAGACCGACACGACTGACGATGCTGGCAACGCACGCCGCGGTACGATCCATACACCACATGGCGATGTCCAGACACCAGCGTTCTTCCCCGTAGTCAATTTTATTGGTGGACCCAACGAGAAGTCCGGCGGAATTTGGAGTCGATTGCGGAATCATCTCTTCGGAGAACCCGAGTTTCAAGGCGCGATGTTCCAAGCGATGAGTTTCTTGGATTTCAATATTACTCCCGAATCGCTTGAGAACTGGCGCTCGAAACCGATCCACGACCACTTCACAGATCATGAGCCGGTCAAGCCGTATCACTCACAGCCGGAGAGTTTCACTAAGCCGTTATTTGTAGACTCAGGCGGATTCAAGCTTCTAAACTCCGATACCTTCGGCGACCCGCCAACGGAGGGAGGCGATGATAATGACTGGGCTATCTACACGAATCCAGAGAGTATTCTAGACTTGCAGCTCGATTATGGCGCTGATATCATCGCTACCCTAGACTATCCGATCCCACCGAATCTGAACGATGAGGAGACGACTCAACGAATGGAAGACAGTATTGACAGCGCCATACGCTGTCTTGAACTCTTGGAGGATCAGCCAGATCCGCCCGCGGTGTATGTCGCTATTCACGGTCACGACTACGAAACGATCAATTGGTACGTCGGGACGTTCCTTGACCGTGCGACGCACATCGACAAGTCATTTGAGGGATTTGCAATCGGGTCACTCGTCCCACTCCGAACGAACGTCGAAATGCTGGTTGACATCGTGCAAGGTGCGAAGGATGCGATTCCTGCGGACCGGGAAAATGATCTCGGGCTTCATTTATTCGGGATTAGTGGTAAGTTCACGGCGCTCCTGACGCTTCTTGGCGCGGATTCATTTGACTCGTCAAGCTATGTGCAAGCAGCACAGTTCAAGAAATTCATCAATCGAGAGATCGGAGCTTCAGATGAGGAACTTGTCCGAAATCCGAACGCTTCGACACACGATTTGGGTGATTTTGGGGTTGACGTCAACCGGACAGCCGACGCACGATGGGCAGCGGACTGGTCGAAATTCACTGCGGATCAGATTCCCGACGACTGGGGTTGTCAATGTCCCGCATGTGAGCAGCTACGACGGATAGGTTTCGAGCAGCTGCAGGGCACAATGTATGACAGCGAGTCGTATGATCGAGACGGAGAATATATGAAGAGCGATTTTTACGCACTGATGAGCTATCATAACTTCTGTGTTTACCAAGACGAAATGAATCACGTGCGGGAGTTGATCAACGACGGTGGCGGCGAGTTACTTGAATACGTTGCCAAAATGGCTCGCAACGATGTCGGGAACATCAAACGAGCATTAAAAAGAGCAACAGTCCGAGACCGTGAATTGGCACAACAGCTCCGTGAGCGCGGCTACAATCGACTCACCACCGATCAAAGCGATGCAGATCAGGAACGGCTTGACTTGGATATCCCAGTCGATAACCAAGAAATCTCACTTGAGCATACACCGGAAGATTTCAACATTCTTCAACGGAAGGACTACCGGATCGGTGATGAGCGCGTACTGCTCATTATCCCGTGTAGCCAAACCAAACCGTATTCGAATTCCCGAACGCACCGTGTCGTAGCAGACGCAACCGCTGAGTGGAATGATCAGATCCACAAAGTGACTGTCTCTGGTATGTACGGCCCTGTACCCGAACAATACGAAAATTTCTCGCAGATCAAATCATATGAGTACGTGCTGACGAACGCTGAGAAACAACGCCAACAACTCGTCGTGAACCGTTTGACTTCCTACCTTGAAGAATACGGTTCACAGTTCGATGCCATCGTTGGCTATGCGACCAGCAAAACCTACCGCACCGTAATAGAGCAAGCGCTCTCCGAGTACGGAGATGGCGTTGTCCTCCCGAAAAACCCGAAAATGCGCGCACTCACTGAACACTTCAGAGCAACTCATCTTGAAGAGCTATCTGAGCACCTAAATGACGTGCTCTCATCGACACCACCCCAGTAG
- a CDS encoding ATP-binding protein gives MSTTKTPQVNEVNEFLEIASDFEDPLEVIRESLSNSYDAGATEVEITIRDRPIGSEIVIEDDGEGMDHADLESFFDLGNSTKRGRQNGSIGYKGHGTKIFYKSEEVLVNTTKNGTNLRAQMDQPWEKLNNRTMPEYVLNEEAVKEGNSGTHIRITGFKSGHGFSPASLTYNKIEHYLKWKTLAGSTGHFFTDDFPEMEITVTLGDEIDDTRDQLVMNNKLEFPTEQRNPGEGQFSESRMCKHYPPRELTVETENGTKTTVEVVGMVGGKDARNELPTYGKHSAQFGVWLAKDHIKVERVNDTISHDNEFLHFFFIANCQDLELSANREKIRNKSSPVYQAIVEELSHYLSKIASDPWFKDYLSHRRKAKLTRRAESQQSSIEKREQRIQDRNRFTPSNDAEVVLGLERSNRFGAEPEITVEDYDPSAEVNALVRQDTNLYASSIHRRLTDHFKADKPLESVDKIVCWSYGDRDELSELERSGYHSGEVTIDLENDRLIYNNGRRHNIHIVTVQDRL, from the coding sequence ATGTCAACAACGAAAACACCGCAAGTCAACGAAGTAAACGAATTTCTAGAGATCGCCAGCGACTTCGAGGATCCGCTTGAAGTGATCCGCGAGTCGCTGTCGAACAGTTATGATGCTGGTGCGACGGAAGTCGAAATTACCATTCGAGACCGACCGATTGGATCAGAAATCGTTATCGAAGACGACGGGGAGGGGATGGATCACGCTGATCTTGAGTCGTTCTTCGATCTCGGAAACTCCACGAAACGCGGCCGTCAAAACGGCTCGATCGGGTACAAAGGTCACGGAACGAAGATTTTCTACAAAAGCGAGGAGGTACTCGTCAATACCACGAAGAACGGGACCAACTTACGCGCACAGATGGATCAGCCGTGGGAAAAGCTCAATAACCGGACAATGCCCGAGTATGTGCTGAACGAGGAGGCAGTCAAAGAAGGGAACTCCGGGACGCACATCCGTATTACCGGATTCAAATCCGGGCACGGTTTCTCGCCAGCATCGCTCACCTACAACAAGATTGAGCACTACCTGAAATGGAAGACGCTCGCCGGATCAACAGGTCACTTCTTCACAGATGATTTCCCAGAAATGGAAATAACGGTCACCCTCGGTGACGAGATCGACGACACACGAGACCAACTGGTAATGAACAACAAGCTTGAGTTCCCGACCGAGCAGCGGAACCCCGGAGAGGGCCAGTTCTCGGAATCGCGGATGTGTAAACACTACCCGCCACGGGAACTCACTGTCGAAACCGAAAACGGAACGAAAACAACTGTAGAGGTGGTTGGAATGGTGGGAGGCAAAGACGCTCGTAACGAGCTCCCTACTTACGGAAAGCACTCGGCACAGTTCGGTGTCTGGCTGGCAAAAGACCACATCAAAGTTGAGCGGGTCAACGACACCATCTCACACGACAACGAGTTCCTTCATTTTTTCTTCATCGCAAACTGCCAAGACCTCGAATTATCGGCAAACCGTGAAAAGATACGGAACAAGTCTAGCCCGGTATATCAGGCAATTGTAGAGGAACTCAGCCACTATCTTTCGAAGATTGCATCAGATCCGTGGTTCAAAGATTACTTGTCTCACCGCCGCAAGGCGAAACTCACCCGCCGCGCAGAGTCCCAACAATCATCCATCGAAAAACGCGAGCAACGGATCCAAGACCGAAACCGATTCACGCCATCCAACGACGCCGAAGTCGTTCTCGGATTGGAGCGCTCGAACCGCTTTGGGGCTGAACCGGAGATTACAGTTGAAGATTACGACCCAAGTGCGGAGGTCAACGCGCTGGTTCGTCAGGATACCAACCTCTACGCGAGTTCGATTCATCGTCGGCTCACGGATCACTTTAAGGCGGATAAACCGCTTGAGAGCGTCGATAAGATCGTTTGTTGGTCGTACGGCGACCGCGACGAGCTAAGCGAGCTTGAGCGCTCAGGGTATCATAGTGGAGAGGTCACGATTGACCTTGAGAACGACCGACTAATCTATAATAATGGTCGTCGGCATAACATCCATATCGTCACGGTTCAGGACAGACTGTAG
- a CDS encoding tRNA-guanine transglycosylase, whose product MESRSEQFKNDIFEISAEAGDARSGVLRIGDTELSTPNLLPVVNFYAGGTDASLYGGGIHRTIKEFMNGDEVVNGGDYSRYFDGVMTSVASLTDYGISRERYEDYISEPIRERDVFDFDGTLFLDSGGFKFLGDSRLDGSDFEVEVDQEAIVEIQRKLGGDVLVNLDRPIAPDDDYPTRVEKARLTAQNVDEFLNLTSRDDTRYLTLHGYNYSMLDTFLSEVEKVIGRDRVHREFDGVALGSLVPLKDNKEKLITAVSDCREVLADWGFEELPLHVLGISSSAIPLLAAVGADTFDSSSYIHSAINGKYDTSLYNSEPVDDVDFSKCDCQVCSDDVLVKRMEGDAEYQKDKLGAVAMHNLIIQKEEIQRMQSAIQSPGDGELISYIEQSLGREKSMQQHAHRVVNESLGGYF is encoded by the coding sequence ATGGAGTCCCGGTCAGAGCAGTTCAAAAACGACATCTTTGAGATTTCCGCTGAGGCGGGTGACGCTCGAAGTGGAGTTTTGCGGATCGGCGACACGGAACTATCGACTCCGAACCTTCTTCCAGTTGTTAATTTCTATGCCGGAGGAACAGACGCAAGTCTGTATGGTGGCGGTATCCACCGAACTATCAAGGAGTTTATGAACGGAGACGAAGTCGTAAACGGTGGTGATTACAGCCGATATTTTGACGGAGTAATGACATCTGTTGCGTCGCTAACGGACTATGGGATCTCGAGAGAACGGTACGAAGACTACATTTCTGAACCGATCAGAGAACGCGATGTGTTTGATTTTGATGGCACCCTCTTTCTTGACTCAGGTGGATTCAAATTCCTTGGAGATAGCAGACTTGATGGTAGCGACTTTGAGGTCGAAGTTGATCAGGAAGCAATCGTGGAGATACAACGAAAGCTCGGAGGAGACGTCCTCGTAAATCTTGATCGGCCTATTGCACCCGATGATGATTATCCGACTCGCGTTGAGAAAGCAAGACTGACTGCCCAAAACGTCGACGAGTTCCTGAACTTAACCAGCCGAGACGACACACGGTATCTGACACTCCATGGGTACAACTACTCTATGCTCGATACGTTTCTTTCAGAGGTAGAGAAGGTCATCGGCCGGGACCGTGTCCATCGAGAGTTCGATGGAGTTGCCCTCGGGAGTCTCGTTCCACTCAAAGATAACAAGGAAAAGCTGATCACCGCTGTGAGTGATTGTCGTGAAGTCCTGGCTGACTGGGGATTCGAAGAGTTGCCTCTCCACGTCCTAGGGATCTCATCTAGTGCGATTCCCCTCCTAGCTGCAGTTGGTGCAGACACGTTTGATTCATCATCATACATTCATTCAGCGATTAACGGAAAATACGATACCTCGTTGTACAATTCTGAGCCTGTGGATGATGTTGATTTTTCGAAATGTGACTGTCAAGTCTGTAGTGATGATGTATTGGTGAAGCGTATGGAGGGAGATGCAGAGTATCAGAAAGACAAGCTTGGAGCGGTTGCGATGCACAACCTAATTATTCAAAAAGAAGAAATACAGAGAATGCAATCCGCGATTCAGAGTCCGGGAGACGGGGAGTTGATTTCATACATCGAGCAGTCACTGGGACGGGAGAAATCGATGCAACAGCACGCACACCGCGTTGTAAACGAATCACTTGGAGGATACTTCTGA
- a CDS encoding DUF6884 domain-containing protein — translation MPTLLVQSCSATKNQVTKPTRAIEVYDGYFFKIIKKAMREGAFRSDIELRILSAEHGILCADDDITNYDRRMTPSRASELREYVTEDLRHCISTGDYETAIMNMGSVYTQAVGDISNHNNVDIAYIKGDGIGTKGRKLKQVVRNDMCSEVTA, via the coding sequence ATGCCCACGCTCCTCGTTCAGTCCTGTTCAGCCACTAAAAATCAGGTGACCAAACCAACCCGAGCTATAGAAGTGTACGATGGCTATTTTTTCAAAATTATCAAAAAAGCAATGAGAGAGGGCGCATTTAGATCAGATATTGAACTTCGAATTCTCTCGGCGGAGCACGGAATACTCTGCGCCGACGATGATATCACCAACTATGATCGACGTATGACGCCTTCGCGGGCTAGCGAATTACGCGAATACGTTACAGAAGACCTACGTCACTGTATCTCAACTGGTGATTATGAGACTGCTATTATGAATATGGGGTCTGTCTACACTCAAGCTGTTGGTGATATTTCTAACCATAATAATGTCGACATAGCCTATATCAAGGGGGATGGGATCGGAACAAAAGGTCGGAAGTTGAAACAAGTAGTACGCAATGATATGTGTAGCGAGGTGACTGCGTGA